Proteins from one Monodelphis domestica isolate mMonDom1 chromosome 6, mMonDom1.pri, whole genome shotgun sequence genomic window:
- the PPP1R3B gene encoding protein phosphatase 1 regulatory subunit 3B — protein sequence MAVDIEYRYGCVASPLLRDRFPCKISPKASKPLRPCIQLSGRSEASGVVALPVQEKKAKKRVSFADGRGLALTTVKVYSEFDDPLDIPFDITALLENIVTLTTAECESFVLDFEQPSADYARFRRRLQAERVCLENCVLKDKALSGTVKVQNLAFEKRVKVRITFDTWKSFADVECQYVKDTYAGSDRDTFSFCIGLPDKVQPYERMEFAVCYECSGRTYWDSNQGRNYRIVQAELQGCQGGGPAPGGADLGISFDHFGSPRCSYGLYPEWPSYLGYERLGPYY from the coding sequence ATGGCGGTGGACATCGAGTACCGCTACGGCTGCGTGGCGTCCCCTCTGCTCAGGGACAGGTTCCCCTGCAAGATCTCTCCCAAGGCCAGCAAGCCCCTGCGGCCCTGCATTCAGCTGAGCGGCCGGAGCGAGGCCAGCGGCGTGGTGGCCCTGCCGGTGCAGGAGAAGAAGGCCAAGAAGCGCGTGTCCTTCGCCGATGGCCGGGGGCTGGCGCTGACCACGGTCAAGGTGTACTCGGAGTTCGACGACCCCTTGGACATCCCGTTCGACATCACGGCGCTGCTGGAGAACATCGTGACGCTGACCACCGCCGAGTGCGAGAGCTTCGTGCTGGACTTCGAGCAGCCGTCGGCCGACTACGCGCGCTTCCGGCGCCGGCTGCAGGCCGAGCGCGTGTGCCTGGAGAACTGCGTGCTGAAGGACAAGGCGCTGTCGGGCACGGTGAAGGTGCAGAACCTGGCCTTCGAGAAGCGCGTGAAGGTCCGCATCACCTTCGACACGTGGAAGAGCTTCGCGGACGTCGAGTGCCAGTACGTGAAGGACACGTACGCGGGCTCGGACAGGGACACGTTCTCCTTCTGCATCGGCCTCCCCGACAAGGTCCAGCCTTACGAGAGGATGGAGTTCGCCGTGTGCTACGAGTGCAGCGGCCGCACGTACTGGGACAGCAACCAGGGCAGGAACTACCGCATCGTCCAGGCCGAGCTGCAGGGCTGCCAGGGAGGGGGCCCGGCCCCCGGCGGCGCGGACCTGGGCATCTCCTTCGACCACTTCGGGAGCCCCCGCTGCTCCTACGGGCTCTACCCGGAGTGGCCCAGCTACCTGGGCTACGAGAGGCTGGGCCCTTACTACTAG